The following proteins are encoded in a genomic region of Myxococcota bacterium:
- a CDS encoding tetratricopeptide repeat protein, whose protein sequence is MSAHRSCARADLLGAVAIALVAAAVYGDSLAFPFVYDDVSNIVQNPGIRLRWDAWSSVRGLRLWSPTPRPVANGSFALCHAVFGLESWGYRLVNVGIHVLASLCVVGVVRRWSRSFDASGRLEAGSYAWAGWIAGLVFASHPLATQSVTYVVQRMTSLSTLLYVAALWVWLVGSSRSVGARWRWRSGAVVLWVLSLGSKEIAATWPVVVWLWEWGYGSGRSDLRGYVRRTGWMWGAAAVLFGVLLWAYGGFDGASAGSVSGGYARKPFTWWERWWTEPRVWWRYVGLWVWPLPWRLSVIHAVEMSSGPFGTWGTAVSWLGWVGVLAGGAWAWRRASTRWLGWVIGWFWVQQWVEGTVLPLEPMYEHRTYLPSVGLCAGVGYGAVRLRGWAQARGMSRAAAGRALALVVASVVAALALLAHARNQVWRSPDALWSDALAKAPGHPRPHVNYGMALAAEGRHDAALASYARAAAIDPRFQEAWHDRGVSLAALGRDAEARAAFERAVELEPRDALAHRALANVLFRLGELDAGADHLETAARLAGGPHLYAQLAHARARQGRTDEAMRWLAVSLSMDRAQPARHAFFAELALHRGDLARAAAHLDESLALRDDAGVRAARARVAWAAGEWGDAIALAERAHADATGRAAVPAAATLAWMRATAPDDALRDAARALEVARRPELARDPRLLEAAAAALAQLGAFDEAALALERAVALSREGGQAALADRWRRDLVDVRQRRAPIESATSARERVVSGAWSPVPEPIESLSTRGEPTGPARGSRPPLAR, encoded by the coding sequence GTGAGCGCGCACCGCTCGTGCGCGCGCGCGGACCTGCTCGGCGCGGTCGCGATCGCGCTCGTCGCCGCCGCCGTCTACGGCGACTCGCTCGCGTTCCCGTTCGTGTACGACGACGTGTCGAACATCGTCCAGAACCCCGGGATCCGGCTCCGATGGGATGCGTGGTCGAGCGTGAGGGGTCTTCGTCTGTGGAGCCCGACGCCTCGTCCAGTGGCGAACGGGAGCTTTGCGCTGTGCCACGCGGTGTTCGGTCTGGAGTCGTGGGGGTACCGGTTGGTGAACGTGGGGATCCACGTTCTGGCGTCGCTGTGCGTGGTGGGGGTGGTGCGTCGGTGGTCGCGTTCGTTCGACGCGTCGGGTCGACTCGAAGCGGGCTCGTACGCGTGGGCGGGCTGGATCGCGGGTCTCGTGTTCGCATCGCACCCGCTGGCGACGCAGTCGGTGACGTACGTGGTGCAGCGGATGACGAGCCTGTCGACGCTGCTGTACGTGGCGGCGCTGTGGGTGTGGCTGGTGGGGTCGTCGCGGTCGGTGGGGGCGCGGTGGCGCTGGCGTTCGGGCGCGGTGGTGCTGTGGGTGCTGTCGCTCGGCTCGAAGGAGATCGCGGCGACGTGGCCGGTCGTGGTGTGGCTGTGGGAGTGGGGGTACGGGTCGGGGCGGTCGGATCTCCGGGGGTACGTGCGTCGGACGGGCTGGATGTGGGGCGCGGCGGCGGTGCTGTTCGGGGTGCTGTTGTGGGCGTACGGCGGGTTCGACGGTGCGAGCGCGGGGAGCGTGTCGGGAGGGTATGCGCGCAAGCCGTTCACGTGGTGGGAGCGGTGGTGGACGGAGCCTCGGGTGTGGTGGAGGTACGTGGGTCTGTGGGTGTGGCCGTTGCCGTGGCGGCTGAGCGTGATCCACGCGGTGGAGATGTCGTCGGGCCCGTTCGGGACGTGGGGGACGGCGGTGTCGTGGCTGGGCTGGGTGGGTGTGTTGGCGGGGGGCGCGTGGGCGTGGCGTCGTGCGTCGACGCGGTGGCTGGGCTGGGTGATCGGATGGTTCTGGGTGCAGCAGTGGGTGGAGGGGACGGTGCTGCCGCTCGAGCCGATGTACGAGCACCGGACGTATCTGCCGTCGGTGGGTCTGTGTGCGGGGGTGGGGTACGGGGCGGTGCGATTGCGCGGGTGGGCGCAGGCGCGGGGGATGTCGCGCGCGGCGGCGGGCCGCGCACTCGCGCTCGTCGTCGCCTCCGTCGTCGCCGCGCTCGCGTTGCTCGCGCACGCGCGCAACCAGGTCTGGCGCTCGCCCGATGCGCTCTGGTCCGATGCGCTCGCGAAGGCGCCCGGCCATCCGCGTCCGCACGTCAACTACGGAATGGCGCTCGCGGCCGAGGGCCGGCACGACGCGGCGCTCGCGTCGTACGCGCGCGCGGCCGCGATCGACCCGCGCTTCCAGGAGGCGTGGCACGACCGCGGCGTGTCGCTCGCCGCGCTCGGACGTGACGCGGAGGCGCGCGCGGCGTTCGAGCGCGCGGTCGAGCTCGAGCCGCGCGACGCGCTCGCGCACCGCGCGCTCGCGAACGTGCTCTTCCGGCTGGGCGAGCTCGACGCCGGCGCCGACCACCTCGAGACCGCGGCGCGGCTCGCCGGCGGCCCGCACCTCTACGCGCAGCTCGCGCATGCGCGCGCGCGGCAGGGACGGACGGACGAGGCGATGCGCTGGCTCGCCGTGTCGCTCTCGATGGATCGCGCGCAGCCGGCGCGGCACGCGTTCTTCGCCGAGCTCGCGCTGCACCGCGGCGATCTCGCGCGCGCGGCCGCGCACCTCGACGAATCGCTCGCGCTGCGCGACGACGCCGGCGTGCGCGCCGCGCGCGCGCGCGTCGCCTGGGCGGCGGGCGAGTGGGGCGACGCGATCGCGCTCGCCGAGCGCGCGCACGCCGATGCGACGGGCCGCGCCGCGGTCCCGGCGGCCGCGACGCTCGCGTGGATGCGCGCGACCGCGCCCGACGACGCGCTGCGCGATGCCGCGCGCGCGCTCGAGGTGGCGCGTCGTCCCGAGCTCGCGCGCGATCCGCGACTGCTCGAGGCCGCGGCCGCTGCGCTCGCACAGCTCGGCGCGTTCGACGAAGCCGCGCTCGCACTCGAGCGCGCCGTCGCACTCTCGCGCGAGGGCGGGCAGGCCGCGCTCGCCGATCGCTGGCGACGCGATCTCGTCGACGTTCGCCAACGACGCGCGCCGATCGAGAGCGCGACGAGTGCGCGCGAGCGCGTCGTATCCGGTGCGTGGTCACCCGTTCCCGAGCCGATCGAGAGCTTGTCCACCCGTGGGGAGCCGACCGGACCGGCGCGCGGATCGCGACCGCCTCTCGCGCGCTAA